The following are encoded in a window of Amphibacillus xylanus NBRC 15112 genomic DNA:
- a CDS encoding carbohydrate binding domain-containing protein, translating to MNNRQKIMGTIIALLAIIVIVVFAINSGDSTPDVDDEVAGEPEVEEVETDEEMTPTVVNKELIENGGFEEGESPWLNYRSAQIEVTDEEAHSGSHSLLVTDRVATVDGPQQHITEKVRAGGTYEFSAMVKYVDGPDQKGFNFNIQNGPSWENIDVMASSTIKKGEWGLIEGTYTIPEDADLSQNFIFIETTYANPADPETDLMDFYVDDVSFVDISERPNLLKNSDFEDGLEPWTNYGDASIEVTDKESYSGANSLFISDRQLTTNGPKQDITGMIETETNYEFSAWIKYTDGPDEKEFNYNIQHGSSWEGIEVMASSTITKGEWGLIEGTYTVPEDADLSETFIFLETSYVDPADPEVDLMDFYVDNVTFGKSLRAAPKGEEHGAIHEGTDAVAKLPGKHNPLISHKFGADPNVLAYDGRVYVYLTNDEYEYDALGNVIDNTYAGINTITVISSEDMVNWTDHGAVPVAGPNGKAQWAVNSWAVAVGVKEIDGQDKFFMYFSNNGSGIGVLQADSPLGPWEDPIGRPLIDGRTPGTEGVLWIFDPDILIDDNGDGYLYYGGGVPSNGGEPTQEQAERPQTARVIKLSDDMIATVGEAQLIDSPFHFESSGIHKYNGKYYYTYSTNFSGDRGEDDPGYADIAYMMSDHPMGPFTYQGVALRNGFEFFGVGGNNHQDFFEFNGHSYVAYHAQTLGDALGTVQGYRSPHINKLEYDENGRIIDIIANMDGVEQLTNLNPYQRVEAETIAWSAGIKTEESEAPGSILDELNLHVTDIHNGNWVAVSQVDFGENGAKSFKANVAATVGGAIEVRLGSTDGELIGTLEVSPTGGEQEWEVMETDVTSVSGVHDVYFIFTGQGEEHLFNFDYWTFTEAN from the coding sequence TTGAACAATAGGCAAAAAATCATGGGTACTATTATTGCACTATTAGCGATCATTGTCATCGTTGTTTTCGCTATCAATTCAGGCGACTCGACACCAGATGTTGACGATGAGGTGGCGGGTGAACCGGAAGTCGAAGAAGTGGAAACTGACGAAGAGATGACACCCACAGTGGTAAATAAAGAGTTAATTGAAAATGGTGGATTTGAAGAGGGTGAATCCCCTTGGCTTAATTATCGTTCGGCACAAATTGAGGTTACAGATGAAGAAGCCCATAGTGGCTCACATAGTTTACTAGTAACTGATCGTGTCGCAACGGTTGATGGACCGCAACAACATATCACTGAAAAGGTGAGAGCTGGTGGGACTTATGAATTCTCAGCGATGGTCAAGTACGTTGATGGGCCTGATCAAAAAGGTTTTAATTTTAATATTCAAAATGGACCGAGTTGGGAAAATATTGATGTTATGGCAAGTTCGACGATTAAAAAAGGTGAGTGGGGCCTGATCGAAGGAACTTACACGATACCAGAAGATGCTGATTTATCACAGAATTTTATTTTCATAGAAACTACGTATGCAAACCCGGCAGATCCAGAAACGGATTTAATGGATTTTTATGTAGATGATGTCTCTTTTGTAGATATATCCGAACGACCAAATTTATTAAAGAATAGTGATTTTGAGGATGGTTTGGAGCCATGGACGAACTATGGTGATGCGAGTATAGAGGTTACTGATAAAGAATCTTATAGTGGAGCAAATAGTCTATTTATCTCTGATAGACAGCTTACGACGAATGGACCAAAGCAGGATATTACGGGAATGATCGAAACCGAAACAAACTATGAATTTTCTGCCTGGATAAAATATACGGATGGTCCAGATGAAAAAGAATTTAATTATAATATTCAGCATGGTTCTAGTTGGGAAGGTATTGAGGTTATGGCGTCCTCAACGATTACTAAGGGTGAGTGGGGTTTAATTGAAGGGACCTACACTGTTCCGGAAGATGCGGATCTATCTGAAACATTTATTTTTTTAGAAACCTCTTATGTTGATCCAGCAGATCCAGAAGTGGATTTAATGGATTTTTATGTCGATAATGTGACTTTTGGTAAGTCGTTAAGAGCAGCGCCAAAAGGCGAAGAGCATGGGGCTATCCATGAAGGTACTGATGCAGTTGCTAAGCTACCGGGGAAACATAATCCATTAATTAGTCATAAGTTTGGTGCAGACCCAAATGTGTTAGCTTATGATGGAAGAGTTTATGTGTATTTAACGAATGATGAGTATGAGTATGATGCACTTGGAAATGTCATTGATAATACGTATGCTGGGATTAATACGATTACTGTAATTTCATCAGAGGATATGGTGAATTGGACAGATCATGGTGCAGTGCCAGTTGCTGGTCCAAATGGTAAGGCACAGTGGGCGGTTAACTCTTGGGCTGTCGCAGTTGGAGTAAAGGAAATCGATGGTCAGGATAAGTTTTTCATGTACTTTTCTAATAATGGATCAGGCATTGGTGTCTTACAAGCAGATTCTCCTTTAGGGCCATGGGAAGATCCAATTGGACGTCCATTAATTGATGGAAGAACTCCAGGTACTGAAGGTGTGTTATGGATTTTTGATCCTGATATTTTAATCGATGATAATGGAGATGGTTACCTCTATTACGGTGGGGGAGTGCCAAGTAATGGTGGTGAACCTACGCAAGAGCAGGCAGAGCGTCCACAAACTGCTAGAGTGATTAAACTAAGCGATGATATGATCGCTACAGTAGGAGAGGCACAATTAATCGATTCACCTTTCCATTTTGAATCTAGCGGTATCCATAAATATAATGGTAAATATTATTACACGTACAGCACGAACTTCTCTGGAGATCGAGGCGAAGACGATCCGGGTTATGCTGATATTGCTTATATGATGAGTGATCATCCGATGGGACCATTTACTTATCAAGGTGTTGCTTTAAGAAATGGTTTTGAGTTTTTTGGTGTCGGTGGTAACAACCATCAGGACTTCTTTGAGTTTAATGGTCATTCATATGTTGCCTATCATGCACAAACGTTAGGTGATGCTTTAGGTACTGTACAAGGCTATCGTTCACCACATATTAATAAGCTAGAATATGATGAAAACGGTAGAATTATTGATATTATTGCAAATATGGATGGAGTAGAACAACTGACAAACTTAAATCCATATCAAAGGGTTGAAGCTGAGACGATTGCGTGGAGTGCAGGTATCAAAACTGAAGAGTCGGAAGCGCCAGGAAGTATTTTAGACGAACTTAATCTTCATGTCACAGATATTCATAATGGAAATTGGGTAGCTGTTTCACAAGTTGATTTTGGTGAAAATGGAGCGAAATCCTTTAAGGCAAATGTTGCAGCAACTGTTGGTGGTGCGATCGAGGTTCGTTTAGGTAGTACAGACGGTGAACTCATTGGAACACTGGAAGTTAGCCCAACTGGTGGTGAACAAGAGTGGGAGGTAATGGAAACAGATGTAACGAGCGTTTCAGGTGTTCATGATGTTTACTTTATCTTCACTGGCCAAGGAGAAGAGCATTTATTTAACTTTGATTACTGGACATTTACAGAAGCGAACTAA
- a CDS encoding glycoside hydrolase family 3 protein, translating to MNNQLIGVPLEGFAEFSRQVAADGAVLLKNDHATLPLQQGERVSVFGRVQSDYYRSGTGSGGSVNVSYTTNLIDSLREKNHLEINENLAAIYQAWIKDNPFDNGGGGWAAEPWHQKEMPLTEKIVKQASDESDKAVIVIGRTAGEDQDNAAEQGSYLLTDDELTMIKRVTDHFNRVVVVLNTSNIIDTSWMQDYPIQALIYTWHGGMEGGRAASDVLVGEVTPSGKLPDTIAYSIDDYPATANYGDDLKNIYAEDIYVGYRYFETFAPEKVQFPFGFGLSYTTFKLDCAPGQTVLIDGAEQIEFEVTVKNTGENFSGKEVVQVYLEAPQGELGQPSRSLVAFAKTKLLQPGESEVLTLRCAVDSFASYDDAGVTGYRSAYVLEAGDYLFHIGSSVRQTERVEVDGKAGYLVSETRLVEQLEEALAPVEAFKRLKPGEKLADGRYQETYVDVPTRQISIKERIEARMPESLEQTGDQGYTLQDVAEGKVAIETFVAQFSDQDLATLVRGEGMVSPLVTPGTASAFGGVSDSLLNYGLPVACTADGPSGIRMDTGQKATQVPIGTLLAATWDQALVEELYVYEGKELVRNQIDLLLGPGMNLRRHPLNGRNFEYFSEDPFLTGVMAIATSRGIVKGGAHATPKHFAANNQEQSRTKVDAVVSERALRELYLKGFEMIVKEGGAKGMMTAYNPINGHWSASNYDLNTTILRGEWGFDGIVMTDWWAHMNDPIEAGKADRSNTHHMIRAQNDLYMVVPNYGAEVNASEDRTIEALEAGTLTRGELQRSAINICKFLIEAPVFNRKQTFDDSFGKLAPTKLVEPEDVQSLATNDLVTPNPTGTIVFKVEVAGEYRMFVDLSSPGNDLAQTACNIVINGQIVATAQTNGTDGKIVKRKLPKIELEAGLYELSLDFTKPGIEIEAVQFVKLD from the coding sequence ATGAATAATCAATTAATCGGAGTACCATTAGAAGGATTTGCTGAATTTAGTCGTCAAGTTGCCGCTGACGGTGCTGTTTTGTTAAAAAATGATCACGCCACATTACCGCTTCAACAAGGTGAACGCGTCTCAGTTTTTGGGCGCGTGCAAAGTGACTATTACCGCAGTGGAACAGGCTCTGGTGGAAGTGTGAACGTCAGCTATACAACAAACCTAATTGATAGTTTACGCGAAAAAAATCATCTCGAAATCAATGAAAACTTAGCAGCAATTTATCAAGCATGGATTAAAGACAATCCATTTGATAATGGCGGTGGCGGTTGGGCTGCTGAACCTTGGCATCAAAAAGAAATGCCCCTGACTGAGAAAATCGTCAAACAAGCGAGTGACGAGTCAGACAAGGCAGTGATTGTGATTGGTCGAACAGCTGGTGAAGATCAAGATAATGCTGCTGAACAAGGGAGCTATTTATTGACAGATGATGAGCTGACAATGATTAAACGCGTAACTGACCATTTTAATCGTGTCGTTGTCGTCTTAAATACCTCAAATATTATCGATACGAGTTGGATGCAAGATTATCCAATTCAAGCATTAATTTATACATGGCATGGTGGGATGGAAGGTGGACGTGCAGCAAGTGACGTACTTGTTGGTGAGGTCACACCGAGTGGAAAGCTACCAGATACAATCGCCTATTCGATCGATGATTATCCAGCAACAGCAAATTATGGGGATGACCTGAAAAATATTTATGCCGAAGATATTTATGTTGGCTATCGCTACTTTGAAACATTTGCACCAGAAAAAGTTCAGTTTCCATTTGGCTTTGGCTTATCGTATACGACCTTTAAACTCGACTGTGCACCTGGACAAACAGTTCTCATCGATGGGGCGGAACAGATCGAATTTGAAGTAACCGTTAAAAATACTGGGGAGAATTTTTCAGGAAAAGAAGTCGTTCAAGTCTATCTCGAAGCGCCACAAGGCGAGCTTGGGCAGCCGTCACGTTCACTTGTTGCTTTTGCAAAAACAAAGTTGCTACAGCCTGGTGAATCTGAAGTATTGACGTTACGTTGTGCGGTCGATTCGTTTGCTTCTTATGATGATGCTGGGGTGACGGGTTATCGGTCAGCTTATGTGCTTGAGGCTGGTGATTATTTATTTCATATTGGATCAAGCGTCAGACAAACAGAGCGAGTTGAAGTTGATGGGAAAGCAGGTTATCTTGTTTCAGAAACACGTTTAGTCGAACAACTAGAGGAGGCGTTAGCTCCAGTCGAAGCATTTAAGCGACTTAAGCCGGGTGAAAAATTAGCTGATGGGCGCTATCAAGAGACTTATGTTGATGTACCGACTCGACAAATTTCAATCAAAGAACGAATTGAAGCGAGAATGCCAGAGTCTCTTGAACAAACGGGTGATCAGGGCTACACATTACAGGATGTTGCTGAAGGAAAAGTAGCGATTGAAACGTTTGTCGCGCAATTTTCCGACCAAGATTTAGCGACGCTCGTTCGCGGTGAAGGAATGGTTAGTCCGCTTGTCACACCTGGAACGGCTTCAGCGTTTGGTGGTGTCAGTGATTCACTATTAAACTATGGGCTACCTGTTGCTTGTACGGCGGACGGGCCGTCTGGAATTCGGATGGATACGGGACAAAAGGCAACCCAAGTGCCAATCGGGACATTACTCGCCGCAACTTGGGATCAAGCTTTAGTTGAAGAGCTTTACGTTTATGAAGGAAAAGAGCTTGTGCGCAATCAAATTGATTTGTTATTAGGGCCTGGAATGAACTTAAGACGCCATCCGCTTAATGGGCGTAATTTCGAATATTTTTCTGAGGATCCATTTTTAACTGGTGTGATGGCAATTGCAACTTCACGTGGGATTGTTAAAGGTGGCGCACATGCAACGCCAAAGCACTTTGCAGCCAATAACCAAGAACAATCACGTACGAAAGTCGATGCCGTTGTTTCTGAACGTGCATTACGTGAACTTTACTTAAAAGGGTTTGAGATGATCGTTAAAGAAGGTGGCGCTAAAGGGATGATGACAGCATATAACCCAATCAATGGGCACTGGTCGGCATCCAATTATGACCTCAACACAACGATTCTACGTGGCGAATGGGGCTTTGATGGGATTGTAATGACTGATTGGTGGGCACATATGAACGATCCAATTGAAGCGGGCAAAGCTGATCGGAGCAATACTCATCATATGATTCGGGCACAAAATGATCTCTATATGGTTGTACCGAACTATGGTGCCGAAGTGAATGCGAGTGAGGACCGGACGATCGAAGCGTTAGAGGCTGGCACGTTAACACGTGGTGAATTGCAACGATCGGCGATTAATATTTGTAAATTTTTAATTGAGGCACCTGTATTTAATCGAAAGCAAACTTTTGATGACTCGTTTGGAAAATTGGCTCCGACAAAGCTGGTAGAGCCAGAGGATGTCCAAAGTTTAGCAACAAATGATTTAGTGACACCAAACCCAACCGGAACGATTGTTTTTAAAGTTGAAGTAGCTGGTGAATACCGAATGTTTGTTGATCTGTCATCACCGGGAAATGATCTTGCCCAAACAGCTTGTAACATTGTGATCAACGGGCAAATCGTAGCAACCGCTCAAACAAACGGAACAGATGGCAAAATAGTTAAGCGAAAATTACCAAAAATTGAACTTGAAGCCGGTTTATATGAATTAAGCTTAGATTTTACAAAACCAGGGATTGAGATTGAAGCGGTTCAGTTTGTTAAATTAGATTAG